One region of Salvia miltiorrhiza cultivar Shanhuang (shh) chromosome 3, IMPLAD_Smil_shh, whole genome shotgun sequence genomic DNA includes:
- the LOC131016114 gene encoding uncharacterized protein LOC131016114, translating into MAAAGTASLSLSLNTNNSNLLHPQFQKSSFQGVSIQEAKRGVLVLEGISSRVRKRGFEINARAGTAKNIEVEVDKPLGLTLGQKQGGGVVITAVENGGNAARAGLKAGDQVLYTSSFFGDELWPADKLGFTKTAIQAKPDSVYFVVSRGAEVDVKRLPKRPAPPAFGRKLTDSQKTRATHICLDCGYIYTLQKPFDDQPDEYACPQCRAPKKRFARYDVNTGKAIGGGAASLPIGVIVGLLVGVGGVAALLLFGLQ; encoded by the exons ATGGCTGCTGCAGGCacagcttctctctctctctctcttaacaCCAACAACTCTAATCTCTTACACCCTCAATTTCAG AAAAGCAGTTTCCAAGGGGTGTCAATTCAAGAAGCGAAGAGGGGTGTGTTGGTTTTAGAGGGAATTAGCAGTAGAGTGAGAAAAAGGGGTTTTGAGATAAATGCAAGAGCTGGCACTGCCAAGAATATTGAGGTTGAAGTTGACAAACCATTGGGCCTCACTCTAGGCCAAAAGCAAGGTGGTGGAGTTGTCATCACT GCAGTGGAAAATGGAGGGAATGCAGCAAGAGCAGGACTGAAAGCTGGGGACCAAGTGCTGTACACGAGCAGCTTCTTCGGTGATGAGCTTTGGCCTGCTGATAAGCTTGGATTTACCAAAACTGCCATTCAGGCTAAGCCTGATTCTGTTTATTTTGTTGTTAGCAG AGGGGCTGAAGTTGATGTGAAAAGGCTACCTAAGCGTCCTGCTCCGCCTGCATTTGGGAGAAAACTCACCGACTCCCAAAAG ACTCGTGCTACTCACATTTGCCTTGATTGTGGATACATTTACACCCTGCAGAAGCCCTTTGATGATCAA CCGGATGAGTATGCATGCCCACAATGCAGAGCTCCAAAGAAGAGGTTTGCAAGGTATGATGTCAACACAGGAAAGGCCATTGGTGGCGGCGCAGCCAGCTTGCCAATTGGAGTCATTGTAGGCCTTCTTGTTGGCGTCGGTGGAGTTGCAGCTTTGCTTCTTTTTGGCCTTCAGTAA